From one Musa acuminata AAA Group cultivar baxijiao chromosome BXJ2-6, Cavendish_Baxijiao_AAA, whole genome shotgun sequence genomic stretch:
- the LOC135613947 gene encoding extensin-like, which yields MVLRVVVTLCMALMAMLSPRCTATSPYYRNLPPTPVAKPPSASPPPYHHHHHLPVPPEHHPPKYHHRAPPTPPSHGAQPPVYYHPPPTAGAPPPHHHHHHHHHHHHQPTPSPPTHVGHPPYDHSSHPPPPSHAHMPPYGRHPPPPSHGYPVPPTHKPQTPPPSYKSPRPPPAPSVHHPCPPLMPPHHPTYPPSHPTPTPPPVHKPLPPPVYHNKSPPPPVYVYPPSPTHMPHHRQPPPPPPPYKTIPEHSPPPRHDHSSPPPPPPPYN from the coding sequence ATGGTTCTGAGGGTCGTCGTCACCCTGTGCATGGCTCTCATGGCGATGCTCTCGCCTCGGTGCACCGCCACTTCGCCTTACTATCGCAACCTGCCACCGACCCCCGTGGCTAAGCCTCCTTCCGCTTCTCCGCCAccctaccaccaccaccaccaccttccaGTTCCGCCGGAGCACCACCCTCCAAAGTACCACCACAGAGCACCACCAACACCGCCCAGCCATGGAGCGCAGCCTCCAGTCTACTATCACCCACCGCCAACCGCTGGTGCGCCCCCGccgcatcaccaccaccaccaccaccatcatcaccaccaccaacCTACTCCTTCACCACCGACTCACGTCGGACACCCTCCGTACGACCACAGTTCTCATCCACCGCCGCCGAGCCATGCCCATATGCCTCCGTATGGCCGGCACCCGCCACCTCCGTCACATGGTTATCCCGTCCCTCCAACTCACAAGCCCCAGACTCCGCCGCCGTCGTACAAGTCTCCACGACCACCGCCGGCACCATCGGTCCACCACCCTTGCCCTCCGTTGATGCCGCCCCACCATCCTACGTACCCGCCATCACATCCTACGCCTACGCCACCGCCTGTCCACAAGCCCCTTCCTCCTCCCGTTTACCACAACAAATCTCCTCCACCACCAGTTTACGTTTATCCGCCATCACCAACTCACATGCCCCATCATCgacagccgccgccgccgccgccaccatacAAGACCATCCCCGAGCATTCTCCCCCGCCGCGTCACGATCACTcttcgccgccgccaccaccaccgccataCAACTAG